One Mycobacterium sp. SMC-4 DNA window includes the following coding sequences:
- a CDS encoding DUF3060 domain-containing protein → MKSTSAPRLLAVGALAVSAGLFAAPTVSAVNGDTHITGVGVVQTIDCNNGTVYVNGAENRVNAIGSCWAVTVQGSSNVVVADNVVNDITVYGYDQTVFYKTGEPIVWDRGRELGMTNRISRVPA, encoded by the coding sequence ATGAAGTCGACGTCTGCTCCACGGTTGCTCGCGGTCGGTGCGCTCGCGGTCTCGGCAGGTCTGTTCGCCGCCCCGACGGTGTCTGCGGTCAACGGCGACACCCACATCACCGGAGTGGGTGTGGTGCAGACCATCGACTGCAACAACGGCACGGTGTACGTCAACGGTGCCGAGAACCGGGTGAACGCCATCGGCAGCTGTTGGGCGGTGACCGTGCAGGGGTCGTCCAACGTCGTCGTCGCCGACAACGTCGTCAACGACATCACCGTCTACGGCTACGACCAGACGGTGTTCTACAAGACCGGTGAGCCGATCGTGTGGGATCGGGGGCGCGAACTCGGGATGACCAATCGCATCAGCCGGGTACCCGCCTGA
- a CDS encoding crotonase/enoyl-CoA hydratase family protein, with the protein MTHAIRPVDFDNLTTMTYEVTDRVARITFNRPDKGNAIVADTPLELSALVERADLDPNVHVILVSGRGEGFCAGFDLSAYAEGSSSAGGGSAYRDTVLSGRTQAVNHLPDQPWDPMIDYQMMSRFVRGFSSLMRADKPTVVKIHGYCIAGGTDIALHADQVIAASDAKIGYPPTRVWGVPAAGMWAHRLGDQRAKRLLLTGDCLTGAQAAEWGLAVEAPAPEDLDERTERLVERIAAVPVNQLIMVKLAMNSALYNQGVANSAMISTVFDGIARHTPEGHAFVAQAREHGFRDAVRRRDEPFGDHGRTASGV; encoded by the coding sequence GTGACCCACGCGATCAGGCCCGTCGACTTCGACAACCTCACGACGATGACCTATGAGGTCACCGACCGGGTCGCCCGAATCACCTTCAATCGGCCCGACAAGGGCAACGCGATCGTCGCCGACACCCCACTCGAGCTCTCGGCGCTGGTCGAACGCGCCGACCTCGACCCCAACGTGCACGTCATCCTGGTGTCAGGGCGCGGCGAGGGCTTCTGCGCCGGGTTCGACCTGTCGGCCTACGCCGAGGGCTCCTCGTCGGCCGGTGGCGGCAGCGCCTACCGCGACACCGTGCTTTCGGGCCGGACCCAGGCGGTCAACCACCTGCCCGATCAGCCGTGGGACCCGATGATCGACTACCAGATGATGAGCCGGTTCGTGCGTGGGTTCTCCAGCCTGATGCGGGCCGACAAGCCCACCGTGGTCAAGATCCACGGGTACTGCATTGCCGGCGGCACCGACATCGCGCTGCACGCCGACCAGGTGATCGCCGCGTCCGACGCCAAGATCGGCTATCCACCCACCCGCGTCTGGGGTGTGCCCGCGGCGGGTATGTGGGCCCACCGGCTGGGTGACCAACGCGCCAAACGTCTTCTGCTGACCGGTGATTGCCTCACCGGAGCACAGGCCGCGGAATGGGGGCTGGCCGTCGAGGCGCCCGCACCCGAGGATCTCGACGAGCGCACCGAACGGCTGGTCGAGCGGATCGCCGCGGTCCCGGTCAATCAGCTGATCATGGTCAAGCTGGCGATGAACAGCGCGTTGTACAACCAGGGCGTGGCCAACAGCGCGATGATCTCGACGGTGTTCGACGGCATCGCCCGCCACACCCCCGAGGGTCACGCGTTCGTCGCGCAGGCCCGCGAGCACGGTTTCCGGGACGCGGTACGCCGCCGCGACGAGCCGTTCGGCGACCACGGCCGCACCGCCTCGGGAGTCTGA
- a CDS encoding TetR/AcrR family transcriptional regulator encodes MNTRSYVMRERQRAKEATRDAILASAIDAVMAERSFAITLPTVAERAEVTVKTILRHFGSRDGLIDTALERAYDEVLAERSPPTHAPADALRVLIVHYERRGDMVLAALAQENDPRAMRLTSAGRIAHRAWVDEVFAQRLPAEEAARTRLVDALVVATDVYCWKLLRRDRGLSVDEVLDRMLLMTEALTGTS; translated from the coding sequence ATGAATACGCGCTCCTATGTCATGCGGGAACGTCAGCGGGCCAAGGAGGCCACGCGAGACGCAATCCTGGCCAGTGCCATCGACGCCGTCATGGCCGAGCGCTCCTTCGCCATCACCTTGCCGACGGTGGCCGAACGCGCCGAGGTCACGGTCAAGACCATCCTTCGCCACTTCGGCAGTCGCGATGGTCTGATCGACACGGCGCTGGAACGGGCGTACGACGAGGTCCTGGCTGAACGCAGCCCGCCGACCCATGCGCCTGCGGATGCGCTGCGCGTGCTCATCGTCCATTACGAACGGCGCGGCGACATGGTGCTCGCCGCCCTCGCGCAGGAGAACGACCCCCGCGCCATGCGTTTGACCAGCGCAGGACGGATCGCACACCGCGCCTGGGTCGACGAGGTATTCGCCCAACGCCTCCCCGCCGAGGAGGCGGCCCGGACCCGACTGGTCGATGCCTTGGTCGTCGCCACCGATGTGTACTGCTGGAAACTGCTGCGCCGCGACCGCGGCCTCTCGGTCGATGAGGTGCTCGACCGCATGTTGCTGATGACCGAGGCACTGACCGGGACAAGCTGA
- a CDS encoding acyl-CoA dehydrogenase family protein, whose translation MDTHVVTNQVPPLEDFNPAASPVLAEALIREGGQWGVDEVAELGALAGSARAQRWGQLADRHRPVLHTHDRSGHRIDEVEYDPAYHELMTVAVGHGLHAAPWADDRPGAHVVRAAKTSVWTPEPGHICPISMTYAVVPALRHNPDLAALYEPLLTSRVYDPELKVPTAKAGITAGMSMTEKQGGSDVRAGTTEATPNGDGTYSLRGHKWFTSAPMCDIFLVLAQAPGGLSCYLLPRVLPDGTRNRMLLQRLKDKLGNHANASSEVEYDGATAWLVGDEGRGVPTIIEMVNLTRLDCTLGSATSMRTGLMRAVHHAQHRKAFGAYLIDQPLMRNVLADLAVEAEASTMLAMRMAGATDWAVRGDERETLLRRIGLAAAKYWVCKRATGHAAEAMECLGGNGYVEDSGMPRLYREAPLMGIWEGSGNVSALDTLRAMATRPECIEVLFDELAQTQGHDDRLDAHVEALRPQLEDLDSIQHRARKVTEDIALALQGSLVVRHGHPAVAEAFLASRLGGKSGGVYGTLPAGLDLSPILERALVKA comes from the coding sequence ATGGACACCCATGTCGTCACCAACCAGGTCCCACCGCTGGAGGACTTCAACCCTGCCGCGTCCCCGGTCCTGGCCGAGGCGCTCATCCGCGAGGGCGGCCAGTGGGGCGTCGACGAGGTCGCCGAGCTCGGGGCGCTGGCCGGCAGCGCCCGTGCGCAGCGCTGGGGCCAGCTGGCCGACCGCCACCGGCCGGTGTTGCACACCCACGACCGCAGTGGCCACCGCATCGACGAGGTCGAATACGACCCCGCCTACCACGAACTGATGACCGTGGCGGTCGGTCACGGCCTGCACGCCGCCCCGTGGGCCGACGATCGGCCCGGCGCCCATGTGGTGCGGGCGGCCAAGACGTCGGTGTGGACCCCTGAACCCGGCCACATCTGCCCGATCTCGATGACCTACGCGGTGGTGCCCGCGCTGCGGCACAATCCCGACCTCGCCGCGCTCTACGAACCGTTGCTGACCAGCCGCGTGTACGACCCCGAGTTGAAGGTGCCGACCGCCAAGGCCGGCATCACCGCGGGCATGTCGATGACCGAGAAACAGGGCGGGTCCGACGTTCGTGCCGGCACCACCGAGGCCACGCCCAACGGTGACGGCACCTACTCGCTGCGCGGACACAAGTGGTTCACCTCGGCGCCGATGTGCGACATCTTCCTGGTGCTCGCGCAAGCACCTGGCGGCCTGAGCTGCTACTTGCTCCCGCGCGTACTGCCCGACGGGACCCGCAACCGGATGTTGCTGCAGCGGCTGAAGGACAAGCTGGGTAACCACGCCAACGCCTCCAGCGAAGTGGAGTACGACGGCGCCACGGCGTGGCTGGTCGGCGACGAGGGCCGTGGCGTGCCGACGATCATCGAGATGGTCAACCTGACCCGGCTGGACTGCACGCTGGGCAGCGCGACCAGTATGCGCACCGGGTTGATGCGCGCCGTGCACCACGCCCAACACCGAAAAGCGTTCGGCGCCTATCTGATCGACCAACCGTTGATGCGCAATGTGCTGGCCGACCTGGCCGTCGAGGCGGAAGCCTCGACGATGTTGGCAATGCGGATGGCCGGCGCCACCGACTGGGCGGTCCGCGGTGACGAGCGCGAAACCCTGCTGCGCAGAATAGGTCTGGCCGCAGCCAAGTACTGGGTGTGCAAGCGCGCCACCGGCCACGCCGCCGAGGCGATGGAATGTCTGGGCGGCAACGGTTATGTCGAGGACTCCGGTATGCCCCGGCTCTACCGAGAGGCGCCGCTGATGGGTATCTGGGAGGGCTCCGGCAACGTCAGCGCCCTGGACACGCTGCGCGCCATGGCCACTCGACCCGAGTGCATCGAGGTGCTGTTCGACGAGCTCGCCCAGACCCAGGGCCACGACGACCGGCTGGACGCCCACGTCGAGGCGCTGCGGCCGCAGCTGGAGGATCTCGACAGCATCCAGCACCGGGCCCGAAAGGTGACCGAGGACATCGCGCTGGCACTGCAAGGGTCGCTGGTCGTCCGGCACGGCCACCCCGCGGTGGCGGAGGCATTCCTGGCCAGCCGCCTGGGCGGTAAGTCCGGTGGTGTGTATGGCACCCTGCCCGCCGGGCTGGACCTGTCGCCGATCCTCGAGCGCGCCCTGGTGAAAGCGTGA
- a CDS encoding glycosyltransferase, whose product MKILFAMFDGGGNVPPQLGVAKELRRRGAEVVVIGHDGLRGRVELAGFAFEPFSAGRPFDPTLTRSLAAMMIDFTRVASDRQLGRIVIDAAHRHGADAVIMDMVLVTAIAEVVESSLPTVVFVHYFYRAYQDMAAGPVGWALRLRGTDPLAAEHRGVAHIVSARADLDPVRGTPAVCHSGVVWQGHPCVTRPAPTPRVLISLSTNGFAGQRRMLQHILDAVAPLPVDATVTVGPSIDATGLRVPPNADVYPWLDHDEVLATTSLVIGHGGHSTAMRALSFSVPQIVLPANPLIDQRTVGAALARAGAGVLLPKHAGAHKIRSVVETVLGESAYYRAADRLGEDIRRVNGAVTAADVVCAVARRQAGAP is encoded by the coding sequence ATGAAGATCCTTTTCGCGATGTTCGACGGCGGCGGGAACGTGCCGCCGCAGCTGGGCGTCGCGAAAGAGCTGCGACGGCGCGGCGCCGAGGTCGTGGTCATCGGCCATGACGGCCTGCGCGGACGGGTCGAGTTGGCCGGGTTCGCGTTCGAACCATTCTCCGCAGGACGGCCGTTCGATCCGACGTTGACGCGCTCGCTGGCTGCGATGATGATCGACTTCACCCGGGTTGCCTCGGATCGTCAGCTGGGCCGCATCGTGATCGATGCCGCGCACCGCCACGGTGCCGACGCGGTGATCATGGACATGGTCCTGGTGACAGCCATCGCGGAGGTCGTCGAATCCAGTCTGCCGACCGTCGTTTTCGTGCACTACTTCTACCGCGCGTACCAGGACATGGCCGCCGGGCCCGTGGGGTGGGCACTGCGCCTGCGCGGCACCGATCCGCTGGCCGCCGAGCACCGGGGCGTCGCGCACATCGTGTCGGCCCGCGCCGACCTCGATCCGGTACGCGGGACTCCAGCGGTGTGCCACAGCGGCGTGGTGTGGCAGGGTCACCCGTGCGTCACCCGGCCGGCGCCCACCCCCCGGGTTCTGATCAGCCTGAGCACCAACGGCTTTGCCGGGCAACGGCGGATGCTGCAGCACATCCTCGACGCGGTGGCGCCACTGCCTGTGGACGCCACCGTGACGGTGGGCCCGAGCATCGACGCCACCGGATTACGAGTGCCGCCCAATGCCGACGTGTACCCCTGGCTCGACCACGACGAGGTGCTGGCCACCACATCCCTGGTCATCGGCCACGGCGGCCACAGCACCGCGATGCGGGCGCTGTCGTTCTCGGTGCCCCAGATCGTGCTACCTGCCAACCCCCTGATCGACCAAAGAACTGTCGGGGCCGCATTGGCCCGAGCCGGAGCCGGCGTGCTGTTACCCAAACATGCAGGAGCGCACAAGATTCGGTCCGTCGTCGAGACAGTACTCGGCGAATCCGCTTACTACCGAGCCGCTGATCGCCTGGGCGAGGACATCCGCCGCGTCAACGGCGCCGTCACCGCCGCCGATGTCGTGTGTGCGGTGGCCCGACGTCAGGCCGGGGCGCCGTGA
- a CDS encoding TetR/AcrR family transcriptional regulator, with protein MVVRPPRSAKLSRDAIVNAALTFLDREGWEALTINALANQLGTKGPSLYNHVHSLEDLRRTVRMRVVGDIIDMLKNVAQGRSPDDAVVVMASAYRSYAHHHPGRYSAFTRMPLGGDDPEFTEATQSAAAPVISVLATYGLDEEAAFCAALEFWSAMHGFVLLEMTGVMAGIDTDAVFTDMVVRLAAGMRSR; from the coding sequence ATGGTAGTCCGGCCGCCGCGTTCGGCGAAGCTGAGTCGCGACGCCATCGTCAACGCCGCGCTGACCTTCCTGGACCGGGAGGGTTGGGAGGCGTTGACGATCAATGCGCTGGCCAACCAGCTCGGCACCAAGGGCCCGTCGCTGTACAACCACGTGCACAGCCTGGAGGACCTGCGTCGGACCGTGCGGATGCGGGTGGTCGGCGACATCATCGACATGCTCAAGAACGTCGCGCAGGGCCGCAGCCCGGACGATGCGGTGGTGGTGATGGCCAGCGCGTACCGCAGCTACGCCCACCATCACCCGGGCCGGTACTCGGCATTCACCCGGATGCCGCTGGGTGGTGACGACCCGGAGTTCACCGAGGCCACCCAGTCTGCCGCGGCACCGGTGATCTCGGTGCTGGCGACCTACGGCCTCGACGAGGAAGCCGCGTTCTGCGCGGCATTGGAGTTCTGGTCGGCCATGCACGGCTTCGTGCTGCTGGAGATGACCGGGGTGATGGCGGGCATCGACACCGACGCGGTCTTCACCGACATGGTCGTGCGCCTGGCCGCCGGTATGCGGTCGCGGTGA
- a CDS encoding DUF3060 domain-containing protein, with product MRLCALTAVGLTLALAGCGATSEDTNNPTATAGSSGAQVEIGNTINYGSFGTTTEIDCADGKSLNVGGSNNTLTVSGTCANVNIGGSDNRITIDRVDKGLAVVGLNNTVTYRDGEPQINDTGNNNSIRRG from the coding sequence ATGCGGCTGTGCGCATTGACGGCAGTCGGCCTGACCCTGGCCCTGGCCGGGTGCGGCGCCACGAGCGAGGACACCAACAACCCGACCGCGACGGCGGGCTCGTCGGGGGCCCAGGTCGAGATCGGCAACACGATCAACTACGGGTCGTTCGGCACCACGACCGAGATCGACTGTGCCGACGGCAAGTCGCTCAACGTCGGCGGCTCCAACAACACCCTGACCGTGTCCGGGACGTGCGCCAACGTCAACATCGGCGGCTCGGACAACCGGATCACCATCGACCGCGTCGACAAGGGGCTGGCGGTGGTCGGGCTCAACAACACCGTCACCTATCGCGACGGTGAACCCCAGATCAACGACACCGGCAACAACAACAGCATCAGGCGGGGCTAA
- a CDS encoding DUF3558 domain-containing protein, whose amino-acid sequence MRRRVGRVLPAVVTAAAAVVACSQTVTGTAQRQDATADPDRSYGYVDDSCGLLDDSAVQGLLGADEVTRPYSGAVCQYVLMRGPEPMLIDVTFSWFESGALPRERALAEERGGTVTETVVERRPAFVVRRDVTGAACSATAAAGTGVLSWWVQYRGRDSGEPCAEAEKLLAATLRSDM is encoded by the coding sequence ATGCGACGACGTGTCGGGCGGGTGCTGCCCGCGGTGGTGACCGCCGCGGCGGCTGTCGTGGCCTGCTCGCAAACGGTCACCGGGACTGCGCAGCGCCAGGACGCCACCGCTGATCCTGATCGCAGTTACGGCTACGTCGACGACAGCTGTGGTCTGCTCGACGACAGCGCGGTCCAGGGTTTGCTGGGTGCCGACGAGGTGACCCGGCCCTACAGCGGGGCGGTGTGCCAGTACGTGCTGATGCGCGGCCCCGAGCCGATGCTCATCGACGTCACGTTCTCCTGGTTCGAGTCGGGAGCCCTACCGCGCGAGCGCGCGCTGGCCGAGGAACGCGGCGGTACCGTCACCGAGACGGTGGTGGAGCGGCGTCCGGCGTTTGTGGTGCGCCGCGACGTCACCGGTGCGGCCTGCTCGGCGACCGCGGCGGCCGGTACCGGCGTGCTGAGCTGGTGGGTCCAGTACCGCGGCCGCGACAGCGGTGAACCGTGCGCCGAGGCCGAGAAGCTGCTGGCGGCGACCTTGCGCTCGGACATGTGA
- a CDS encoding PaaX family transcriptional regulator C-terminal domain-containing protein, translating to MTARSVVLSVLLGAHPAWATAAELVRLTADFGIREATVRVALTRMVAAGDLVRSEDGYRLSDRLMARQRRQDEALDPRRRTWNGTWTALVITSVGADPRTRSALRNTLQDNRFGELREGLWLRPDNLEVDLDEQVTEHVRVMSMRDGDPAGLAAQLWDLSGWAEAAERLLTHMAAAHDIPSRFLVAAAIVRHLLTDPVLPDDLLPAHWPGERLRTSYHDFATELVARRDPVTLMEAT from the coding sequence ATGACGGCGCGGTCGGTCGTGCTCAGCGTGTTGCTCGGTGCGCACCCGGCGTGGGCCACCGCCGCCGAACTGGTCCGGCTCACCGCCGATTTCGGTATCCGGGAGGCCACCGTCCGGGTCGCGCTGACCCGCATGGTGGCCGCCGGTGACCTGGTCCGTTCCGAGGACGGCTACCGGCTCTCCGATCGCCTGATGGCCCGCCAACGCCGGCAGGACGAGGCTCTGGACCCGCGTCGGCGCACCTGGAACGGCACCTGGACCGCGCTGGTGATCACCAGCGTCGGCGCCGACCCGCGGACCCGCTCGGCGCTGCGGAACACGCTTCAGGACAACCGTTTCGGAGAACTCCGCGAAGGCCTGTGGCTCCGTCCGGACAATCTGGAGGTCGACCTGGACGAGCAGGTCACCGAGCACGTACGGGTGATGAGCATGCGGGACGGCGACCCTGCCGGGCTGGCGGCGCAACTGTGGGACCTCTCCGGCTGGGCTGAGGCGGCCGAACGGTTGCTCACGCACATGGCTGCCGCGCACGACATCCCGTCGCGGTTCTTGGTGGCAGCGGCCATCGTGCGGCATCTGCTCACCGATCCGGTGCTGCCCGATGACCTGCTCCCGGCGCACTGGCCCGGTGAGCGATTGCGCACTAGCTACCACGATTTCGCCACCGAACTGGTGGCGCGACGAGATCCAGTGACGCTGATGGAGGCGACATGA
- a CDS encoding DUF3558 domain-containing protein: protein MTVATKFWVVAACLALAGCAPSEPPADPAPATGPGFDSRDCNGITDADIDEAVGAPMFEPAVVGDAGCFWQEDSVIGAVGLGMGISTWWYRGSDMDTERELEARAGRTLTELSIDGTKGFMAFDNTACSIYVAKDRDVIAWSIQTLNSATLPDLCSIVEELAQLSQQRVN, encoded by the coding sequence GTGACCGTCGCCACGAAGTTCTGGGTCGTCGCGGCCTGCCTGGCGCTGGCCGGCTGCGCCCCGTCCGAGCCCCCGGCCGATCCGGCCCCCGCCACCGGGCCGGGTTTCGACAGTCGGGACTGCAACGGGATCACCGACGCCGACATCGACGAAGCCGTCGGTGCGCCGATGTTCGAGCCGGCTGTGGTCGGCGACGCCGGATGCTTCTGGCAGGAGGACAGCGTGATCGGTGCGGTCGGCCTCGGAATGGGCATCTCGACGTGGTGGTACCGCGGCAGCGATATGGACACCGAGCGCGAACTGGAGGCGCGGGCCGGGCGCACGCTGACCGAGCTGTCGATCGACGGCACCAAGGGCTTTATGGCTTTCGACAACACCGCGTGCAGCATCTACGTGGCCAAGGATCGCGACGTGATCGCGTGGTCGATCCAGACGCTGAACTCGGCGACGTTGCCAGATCTGTGTTCGATCGTCGAAGAACTGGCTCAGCTCAGCCAACAGCGGGTGAACTAG
- a CDS encoding crotonase/enoyl-CoA hydratase family protein — protein sequence MSGGVRVEKNGPVTTVIMNRPHARNAVNGPAAAELYAAFEAFDQDESAAVAVLWGDNGTFCAGADLKAFGTPEVNPVHRSGPGPMGPSRMVLSKPVIAAVSGYAVAGGLELALWCDLRVVEQDAIMGVFCRRWGVPLIDGGTVRLPRLIGHSRAMDLILTGRAVHADEAQAIGLANRVVPTGQARQRAEELAAELAALPQQCLRADRMSVLHQWGCSEAEAMDFEFGSMSRVAAESLDGAARFAGGAGRHGAPA from the coding sequence ATGAGCGGTGGAGTGCGAGTCGAGAAGAACGGCCCGGTCACCACGGTGATCATGAATCGGCCACACGCCCGCAACGCCGTCAACGGACCGGCGGCAGCCGAACTGTATGCGGCCTTCGAGGCTTTCGACCAGGACGAGTCGGCCGCCGTGGCTGTGCTGTGGGGCGACAACGGGACGTTCTGTGCGGGCGCCGATCTCAAGGCCTTCGGCACACCGGAGGTCAACCCGGTGCACCGCAGCGGGCCGGGGCCGATGGGGCCGAGTCGCATGGTGTTGTCCAAACCGGTGATCGCCGCGGTCAGTGGCTATGCCGTCGCGGGCGGTCTGGAACTGGCCCTGTGGTGCGATCTACGGGTGGTCGAGCAGGACGCCATCATGGGCGTGTTCTGCCGGCGCTGGGGTGTCCCGCTCATCGACGGCGGCACCGTGCGGCTGCCGCGGCTCATCGGGCACAGCCGAGCGATGGACCTGATCCTGACCGGGCGCGCGGTGCACGCCGACGAGGCGCAGGCGATCGGCCTGGCCAATCGGGTGGTGCCGACCGGTCAGGCCCGGCAGCGCGCCGAGGAGTTGGCCGCCGAGTTGGCCGCCCTGCCCCAGCAGTGCCTGCGGGCCGACCGCATGTCGGTGCTGCACCAGTGGGGCTGCTCCGAGGCCGAGGCGATGGACTTCGAATTCGGCAGCATGTCGCGGGTGGCCGCCGAATCACTCGACGGCGCTGCCCGATTCGCCGGCGGTGCGGGCCGTCACGGCGCCCCGGCCTGA